A single genomic interval of Shewanella psychropiezotolerans harbors:
- the pspC gene encoding envelope stress response membrane protein PspC produces the protein MSDTRGRTLYRIPQSGKIAGVCSGIADYFGFETWLVRVVAASIFLLGGSGIVLIIYVLLWMILDIKPGTDKNKKAHKDIEIKKKVWQSGEPPKMALRDVNSQFRSLEIRLQKLERHVTSDSFDLKQEINNL, from the coding sequence ATGAGTGACACTAGAGGACGTACCTTATATCGCATTCCTCAATCAGGTAAAATAGCTGGGGTTTGTTCTGGAATCGCAGACTATTTCGGCTTTGAAACCTGGCTAGTAAGAGTCGTCGCCGCTTCAATATTTCTTTTAGGTGGCTCGGGAATTGTGTTGATCATCTATGTATTACTTTGGATGATTTTAGATATTAAACCCGGGACCGACAAAAATAAAAAAGCGCATAAGGATATAGAAATAAAGAAAAAGGTTTGGCAATCGGGTGAGCCTCCGAAGATGGCTCTGCGTGATGTAAACTCTCAATTTAGAAGTTTGGAAATCAGGCTTCAAAAATTGGAACGTCATGTCACCTCGGACAGTTTCGACTTGAAACAAGAGATCAATAACCTTTAA
- the pspB gene encoding envelope stress response membrane protein PspB, whose protein sequence is MNMDILMAPIIIFLIIVAPIWLILHYRSKRQVSQGLTEEEYSQLNELIGRADKMAQRIDTLEAILDSESPQWRGRNE, encoded by the coding sequence ATGAACATGGATATTTTAATGGCCCCAATTATTATTTTTCTGATAATCGTGGCTCCCATTTGGCTGATACTTCACTACCGCAGTAAGCGTCAGGTGAGCCAGGGACTTACTGAAGAAGAGTATTCACAGCTTAATGAGCTCATTGGCAGAGCCGATAAAATGGCTCAACGTATCGATACATTGGAAGCGATTTTAGACAGCGAATCACCACAATGGAGGGGACGCAATGAGTAA